A genomic region of Homalodisca vitripennis isolate AUS2020 chromosome 5, UT_GWSS_2.1, whole genome shotgun sequence contains the following coding sequences:
- the LOC124362769 gene encoding cyclin-L2 has translation MILDQHYIALKTQVIKAERRVLKELGFCVHVKHPHKIIVMYLQVLGYEKNQSIMQLSWNYMNDALRSDVFVRYDPETVACACIYLSARRLRITLPKVPSWYSLFHVSQTHIEDVCKRILRLYARSKPNSEELEKKVEELRKEYQDARQRARGVVSGNNTPNSGASPVNNVSPKNNHSDKHRSNSRSHSRSRSRSRSPSKHKRSKKHSRGRSRSLDRRSKKSHKTRRSSYTPSPSPPKRSRDKSRYRSRSRTPVRSGSYDKYYSGSDSKKSRVKHRESPTRIRSRH, from the exons ATGATACTTGATCAGCACTACATTGCTCTCAAGACACAAGTGATCAAAGCTGAGCGAAGAGTTCTAAAAGAACTTGGTTTCTGTGTACATGTGAAACACCCTCATAAG ATCATTGTGATGTATCTGCAAGTGCTTGGATATGAGAAGAATCAATCAATTATGCAGCTGTCTTG GAATTACATGAATGACGCTCTTAGAAGTGACGTTTTTGTGCGATATGACCCAGAAACTGTGGCTTGTGCTTGCATCTACCTCTCTGCCAGGCGTCTGCGAATAACACTGCCCAAGGTGCCGTCTTGGTACTCACTGTTCCATGTGTCACAGACTCACATTGAGGATGTCTGCAAGCGAATTCTCAGGCTCTATGCTAGGTCAAAG CCAAACTCAGAGGAGCTGGAAAAGAAGGTGGAAGAGCTGCGGAAGGAGTATCAAGATGCTCGTCAGCGTGCCAGAGGAGTGGTGTCTGGCAACAACACGCCCAATAGTGGGGCGTCACCAGTCAACAATGTGTCACCCAA gaaCAACCATTCAGACAAACATAGAAGTAACAGCAGGAGCCATTCAAGGTCTCGGAGCAGAAGTAGGAGTCCTTCAAAGCACAAGCGTTCAAAAAAACACAG TCGAGGCAGATCAAGGTCTTTGGATCGCAGGAGCAAGAAGTCACACAAAACTCGCCGTAGCAGTTACACTCCGTCCCCTTCCCCGCCCAAGCGCTCACG TGACAAGTCCCGCTACAGGTCACGATCTCGCACCCCCGTCCGGTCTGGGAGCTACGACAAGTACTACTCAGGAAGTGATAGCAAGAAGTCCCGAGTGAAGCACCGAGAATCCCCAACCAGAATTCGCAGCCGCCACTGA